A single genomic interval of Pseudomonadota bacterium harbors:
- a CDS encoding outer membrane lipoprotein carrier protein LolA, with protein MTSTTNHRLGSGSGTGKHHQYGSSTRLASGARPSSIRSILGIALGCALCFSVTTFGQTSVPADPAVVAGVVQAFYDQTQTLQAHFHQTYVHRLYKRAERSKGRVAFKKPGKMRWDYAQPNGKIVVSDGSKLLVYEPGDQGERGQVYEQSLGEAQLPQALSFLLGQGLLTQDFHLRSLDSRRQGYPSGHVLELRAKQPSPHYERILFYVEQDARLRGLVRRVLIVDHDGNRNRLDFSKMSFNRRVPDARFAWTPPKGTRKITP; from the coding sequence ATGACCAGTACCACGAATCACAGACTTGGTTCGGGTTCCGGAACCGGGAAACACCACCAGTATGGCTCGTCGACGCGCCTTGCCAGCGGCGCCCGGCCCTCGTCGATCCGATCGATCCTTGGCATCGCCCTCGGGTGCGCCCTGTGTTTCAGCGTGACCACTTTCGGCCAAACCAGCGTGCCTGCCGATCCCGCGGTGGTCGCAGGCGTGGTTCAGGCGTTCTACGATCAGACGCAGACCTTGCAGGCCCATTTTCATCAGACCTACGTGCACCGCTTGTACAAGCGCGCCGAGCGCTCCAAGGGTCGAGTCGCATTCAAGAAGCCGGGCAAGATGCGCTGGGACTATGCGCAGCCCAACGGCAAGATCGTTGTCAGCGACGGCAGCAAACTGCTCGTGTACGAGCCGGGAGACCAGGGGGAGCGTGGTCAGGTCTACGAACAGTCCTTGGGGGAAGCTCAGCTACCGCAGGCACTGTCGTTTCTGCTCGGCCAGGGTCTCCTGACTCAGGATTTTCATCTGCGATCGCTCGACTCCCGGCGTCAAGGCTATCCAAGCGGCCACGTTCTGGAATTGCGCGCAAAGCAACCAAGCCCGCACTACGAGCGCATCCTGTTCTATGTCGAGCAAGATGCACGCTTGAGGGGACTGGTGCGCCGGGTGCTCATCGTGGACCACGACGGTAATCGCAACCGCCTCGACTTCAGCAAGATGAGCTTCAATCGAAGAGTGCCCGATGCGCGCTTCGCGTGGACACCTCCCAAGGGCACGCGCAAGATCACGCCTTAG